The following proteins are co-located in the Spinactinospora alkalitolerans genome:
- a CDS encoding amidohydrolase family protein → MYEKNGERYFIVDGHIHYWDGTPANQANRYGEGFINCFYDYHRNLSPDEVKWDLEHFQKQSEADIIRDLFEEGYVDKAIFQPTYLTDFFVNGFNTTEQDGALAEKHPDRFIVNGSWDPRDGENGLEALERLAERWQLKGVKLYTAEWKGDSKGWKLSDPWSYRYLEKCQELGIRNVHVHKGPTIYPLNRDAFDVADVDDVASAFPELNFIVEHVGLPRLEDFCWIATQEPNVYGGLAVALPFIHTRPRYFAQIIGELLYWLNDDRILFASDYAIWTPKWLVESFVDFQIPEDMQGEYGTLSTDVKRKILGLNAARLYGIEVPEGMGVTVPQQREAGPAVGAERNEAVLR, encoded by the coding sequence ATGTACGAGAAGAACGGCGAGCGCTACTTCATCGTCGACGGGCACATCCACTACTGGGACGGCACGCCCGCCAACCAGGCCAACCGCTACGGCGAGGGCTTCATCAACTGCTTCTACGACTACCACCGCAACCTCAGCCCCGACGAGGTGAAGTGGGACCTGGAGCACTTCCAGAAGCAGAGCGAGGCCGACATCATCCGGGACCTGTTCGAGGAGGGATACGTCGACAAGGCGATCTTCCAGCCGACCTACCTGACCGACTTCTTCGTCAACGGGTTCAACACCACCGAGCAGGACGGCGCGCTGGCCGAGAAGCACCCGGACCGGTTCATCGTCAACGGCTCCTGGGACCCGCGCGACGGCGAGAACGGCCTGGAGGCGCTGGAGCGGCTCGCCGAACGCTGGCAGCTCAAGGGCGTCAAGCTCTACACCGCCGAGTGGAAGGGCGACTCCAAGGGGTGGAAGCTCTCCGACCCGTGGTCCTACCGCTACCTGGAGAAGTGCCAGGAGCTCGGCATCCGCAACGTCCACGTGCACAAGGGCCCGACGATCTATCCGCTGAACCGCGACGCCTTCGACGTCGCCGACGTCGACGACGTGGCCTCGGCGTTCCCCGAACTGAACTTCATCGTCGAGCACGTGGGGCTGCCGCGCCTGGAGGACTTCTGCTGGATCGCCACGCAGGAGCCCAACGTCTACGGCGGTCTGGCCGTGGCGCTGCCGTTCATCCACACCCGGCCCCGCTACTTCGCCCAGATCATCGGCGAGCTGCTGTACTGGCTCAACGACGACCGCATCCTGTTCGCCAGCGACTACGCCATCTGGACGCCCAAGTGGCTGGTCGAGTCGTTCGTGGACTTCCAGATACCGGAGGACATGCAGGGCGAGTACGGCACGCTCAGCACCGACGTCAAACGCAAGATCCTCGGTCTCAACGCCGCCCGCCTCTACGGCATCGAGGTGCCCGAGGGCATGGGCGTCACCGTCCCGCAGCAGCGCGAGGCCGGACCGGCCGTGGGGGCCGAACGCAACGAGGCGGTGCTGCGATGA
- a CDS encoding iron-sulfur cluster assembly protein: protein MTTAAPAAALESAARRALDAVRDPELDEPITDLGFVAALEVSGRGEVLAELRLPTYFCAPNFAYLMVADAHDALRAVPGVAGVRVRLLDHFASEEINAGVAAGGDFTGAFPGLAEGDLADLRRTFRRKAHTACQERVARQLLRGGAAHEALVALTLGAVRGRVPEADLERLRRRRADLGLPDGPDAALLLDDDGRPVPLEGLPARLRFARTTRISIEGNSGWCRGLLGTRYGGEPGVPGEQGAPGRSGAPTEPEEQGAPSGRGRGEEPR, encoded by the coding sequence ATGACGACCGCGGCGCCGGCGGCGGCCCTGGAGTCCGCGGCGCGGCGGGCCCTGGACGCGGTCCGCGACCCCGAGCTCGACGAGCCGATCACCGACCTCGGCTTCGTCGCGGCGCTGGAGGTCTCCGGCCGGGGCGAGGTGCTGGCCGAGCTGCGGCTGCCCACCTACTTCTGCGCACCCAACTTCGCCTATCTCATGGTCGCCGACGCCCACGACGCGCTGCGCGCCGTGCCCGGCGTGGCCGGAGTGCGCGTGCGGCTGCTGGACCACTTCGCCTCCGAGGAGATCAACGCGGGCGTGGCGGCGGGCGGCGACTTCACCGGGGCCTTTCCCGGACTGGCCGAGGGCGACCTCGCCGACCTGCGTCGCACCTTCCGGCGCAAGGCGCACACCGCGTGCCAGGAGCGCGTCGCCCGACAACTGCTGCGCGGCGGCGCGGCCCACGAGGCGCTGGTGGCGCTGACGCTCGGCGCGGTCCGCGGCCGGGTGCCGGAGGCCGACCTGGAGCGGCTGCGGCGCAGGCGCGCCGACCTGGGACTGCCGGACGGCCCCGACGCGGCGCTGCTGCTGGACGACGACGGGCGGCCGGTGCCGCTGGAGGGGCTGCCGGCGCGGCTGCGGTTCGCCAGGACCACGCGGATCAGCATCGAGGGCAACTCCGGCTGGTGCCGCGGCCTGCTCGGCACCCGCTACGGCGGGGAACCGGGGGTGCCGGGGGAACAGGGGGCACCGGGGCGATCGGGAGCGCCGACGGAGCCGGAGGAGCAGGGGGCACCGAGCGGCCGCGGAAGGGGAGAGGAACCGCGATGA
- a CDS encoding NAD(P)-dependent alcohol dehydrogenase, producing the protein MRAVRVHTYDSPPSIDEVPDPEPSGPLDVLVEVNAAGVCRTDLHIIEGQWAAKSGVTLPYTIGHENAGTVLEVGEAVGNVAPGDRVILHPLATCGLCRACRAGDDVHCENSAFPGIDSDGGMADLLLTNARAVVKLDPGLAPADVAALADAGLTAYHAVRKAVPLLHPGTHVVVIGAGGLGHIGLQSLLALTPAEITVVDRSEEALRLAGELGAQHTVRADGGQVDAVLDITSGKGAHVVLDFVGENGTEADGVAMTRDAGSYFVIGYGGRVDIPTIDVISREINVIGNLVGSYNDLDELMTLAAQGRVRLRTRTYPLDAALDALNDLDAGRIPGGRAVLVPTDPR; encoded by the coding sequence ATGCGCGCGGTCCGCGTCCACACCTACGACAGCCCACCGTCGATCGACGAGGTGCCCGACCCCGAGCCCTCGGGGCCGCTCGACGTGCTCGTCGAGGTGAACGCCGCCGGTGTCTGCCGGACCGACCTGCACATCATCGAGGGACAGTGGGCGGCCAAGAGCGGCGTCACCCTGCCCTACACGATCGGCCACGAGAACGCCGGCACCGTCCTGGAGGTGGGCGAGGCCGTCGGCAACGTCGCGCCCGGCGACCGGGTGATCCTGCACCCGCTGGCCACCTGCGGGCTGTGCCGCGCCTGCCGGGCCGGCGACGACGTGCACTGCGAGAACTCCGCCTTCCCCGGCATCGACAGCGACGGGGGAATGGCCGACCTGCTGCTCACCAACGCGCGGGCGGTGGTCAAGCTCGACCCCGGCCTCGCCCCGGCCGACGTCGCCGCGCTGGCCGACGCCGGGCTCACCGCCTACCACGCGGTGCGCAAGGCCGTGCCGCTGCTGCACCCGGGGACGCACGTGGTGGTGATCGGGGCCGGCGGGCTCGGCCACATCGGGCTGCAGTCGCTGCTCGCCCTCACGCCCGCCGAGATCACGGTGGTGGACCGCTCCGAGGAGGCGCTGCGGCTGGCCGGCGAGCTGGGCGCACAGCACACCGTCCGCGCCGACGGCGGGCAGGTCGACGCGGTCCTCGACATCACCTCGGGCAAGGGCGCCCACGTCGTGCTGGACTTCGTCGGCGAGAACGGCACGGAGGCCGACGGCGTCGCGATGACCAGGGACGCCGGGAGCTACTTCGTCATCGGCTACGGCGGCCGCGTCGACATCCCCACGATCGACGTGATCTCCCGTGAGATCAACGTCATCGGCAACCTCGTCGGCTCCTACAACGATCTCGACGAGCTCATGACGCTGGCGGCGCAGGGCAGGGTCAGGCTGCGCACCCGCACCTACCCGCTGGACGCGGCCCTCGACGCCCTCAACGACCTCGACGCGGGCAGGATCCCGGGCGGCCGCGCCGTCCTCGTCCCCACCGACCCGCGCTGA